One Candidatus Palauibacter scopulicola genomic window, CGATCCGCTGGACCTCGACTGGGCGCTCTTCGTCCTCTGGGCACAGTACGACGAGGCCCCACTGAGAGCGGCCTGAGAGCGGCCTGACGGCGGCCTGAGGTTGGCGGCCTGAGGGTCGCCGCCAGCTAGTCCGGCGGCCTCAGGGACACGTGCAGATGGTCGGCCGTCCCCACGTGCCGGAGCGTGCGAAAGCCCATCGCCCGGAACGCGAGTGCGGCTGCGAGGTTCCGCCATTCGGGCCGGTTGATCGTGCGAAGATCCAGCGCATGCACGAACCCGTCTGCCTGGCGGAAGTGCAGGGAGGACTCATTGGCCGGAAGCCCCGCGCGGGCGTAGAACTCGGGCGTGCGCGCCGCGTCCGTGATCACGGCGTCGGCGTCGACCAGGACGAAGACCGACACGGCCATCCGCAGCAGGGGATGAAGGCGCGAGTACTCGGCCCGCACCTCTTCCGACTTCACGTTGCCGCCCGCGATGACCACCAGCGAGTAGAGCACGAACCCGGCGGCCGCGAGCGCCGCGACCCGGGTCATGAACTTCCGGAGCCGCTTCCCCGCCCCCAGGCGCCGACTCGCGATCCACGCATAGAACGCCAGGAGCAGCGCGGTCGCCGCCGCTGAAACGGCCAGCGAGGACCACGCCCCGAGCCCCCATTGCTGGTAGGCGAAGACGCCCCCCCGAACGAGGAGGATGAAGGGAAACACCGCAAGCAGGACCGCCGTCACCCCCCACCGCACGACCCGGCGACCCCACCGCCGCCGTCGCCTCCCGTCGCGCCGGTCTGCCGCCCCCGCTCCGGCCGCAACCTCGACGCCCGGAACGTCGGCGCCCCGAACCTCGACGCCCGGAACCTCGACCGTCACCCCGCGCGCGCGTCCTCCAATGACCCTGCCCATGACCCCTGCCTACGCAGAAAGCCGCCCGAACGCTTCACGAATCGTATCCGCGCCACGCCGATCCGGCCGGCATCCTTCAAACTCCTTGCTGCGACACCCGCACCAGATGGCAGCTGCTTGATGCCTGCCAGTCGTCGATTCGCATCGACATGCTGTCGAGCAGACGGGCGATCGCCGACTTGTCGCGGTACGGTTGGGTCTCCGGCGCCGCCTCGATGAAAGCATCGGGGTCCCCGGACTGAGCGACCAGCCGCCGCATCGCGAGGGCGGCCGCGCGTTCCTGTTTCGTCGATTCAAGGCCCGTGCGGATGCACAGCAGGACGGCCTGGAACGTGCTGACCCCGGCCATCTTCGCGACCCACGCCACCGTCGCGCCGAAGCCGAGGCGATGCAGCGTCAATGACGACCGCATGTGCAGTGTGTCCTCGCGCAGGAGTCCGAGCGAGGTCAGGAAGCGCTCCTGGGCCGCACTGAATCTGTAGAACGCGACGAAGACGTTGCCCGTCCCGGAAACGATCCGGTTCGCTTCGCGCATGACCGCCTCGATGTCCCGCAGATCGGCCATGAAGTCGATGACGCCGGTCGCGAGGATGACCGTCTCATAGGCCCCATCGACGAACGGCATCGAGGTCGCGTTCGCGCGCACAAGGGTGAGACCTCTTCGCGACCTGGCGTACTCCAGCATCCTGGCGCTCAGATCGATGCCGTCGCAGCGTAGCCCCTGACGCCGCAGCTCCTCGACAATCAGCCCTTGCCCGGCACCGATGATCAGAACGGGTTGGCGAATGTCACCGACAATCCGACCCAGGCTCGACACGTCCAGGTAGTTGTTCTCGAGGCGCCAATGATGCGGCGCCAGCGTGTCCCAGTAGTTCCCATTCATGGCTCAGGAAACTAACTCTTCTCGAGCTTGATTGCATTGCAATCATTCGGTAGCTTCTCCACCCATTCCCGTACCGCGAGGAGGCACGGCCGATGGCGAGCATCACGATCCGCAATCTTGACGACGACATAAAGACGCGCCTTCGCGTACGCGCCGCCGAGCATCACCGTTCGATGGAGGAGGAAGTGCGTGTCATCCTGCGCGATGCCGTCACCGGTCGTCGCACCGGTCCGCGAAACCTCGCGACGTTCACCCGCGAGTGCTTCGCGTCCCTTGGCGGCGTCGAACTCGAACTCCCCCCCCGCGGCCCGATGCGTGCGCCTCCGGACTTCTCCTGAGCGGCTCTCGTGTTCGTAATAGACACGAATGTCGCGTCGGAACTGATGCGCACTGAACCGACGGCGGCAGTAGCGGCATGGATTGCTGAGCACGATGCGCAGGACATGTACCTGACGGCGGTCAGCGAAGCGGAACTGCTCTACGGTGTCGCGATCCTGCCGGCCGGCAGGCGGCGGAACGCGCTCGAAGCTGCCATGACCCGCTGGCTCAATCTTGGCTTCAGAGAGCGTATCCTCCCGTTCGACAGCGCTGCCGCCCGAGCCTACGCGGAGATCGCCGCCGAACGCCGCCACGCGGGCCGACCCATCGGCGAGGCCGACTGCCAGATCGCCGCCATATCCCGCGCACGCGGAGCCGCTCTGGTCACGCGCAACGTGAGGGACTTCGACGGTACGGGACTAAACGTGATCGATCCCTGGTCGGGATAATGGCAGCCCAGTCCTGCTGACGCGTTCATAAGCGCCGATTGCTATCATGCTTCCCATGGAGACAACGATCGATATTCCCGATGACTCCAGAGTTTGGCTCCGCTCATGGCTCGATGCCGCGGACAAAGCGGTCAGGCAGGCACCCGCGGGCCGTTCGGCCAGGGAAGAGTTGGCCTCCGACCGAAACCGGCTGGAGCCCCAGTGATTTTCAGGAGTGCGCGATGACTTGGACCCTCGCCTCCCGTTTCCGGACGCTTGCGACGCTCGCCGCGCTCGCCGCGCTGGGCGGTCTCTCGTTCGTCCTTCCGTCCGCCGCTTCCGCCCAGGAGCGGCCGCTCGTCACGCCGGACGACTATGGCCGCTGGGAGCGGCTGGGCGGGGTCGAGTTTTCGCCGCTGGGCGACTGGATCGCCTACGAGGTCACGCGGGTGGATGAGACGTCGGAACTCCGCGTGCGCAGGATCGAAGAGGATGAAGGGGATGAAGAGGACTCGGTCCGCGTCTTCCCGTGGGGGTCGGATCCCCGGTTCTCCCCCGACGGGCGCTGGCTCGCCTGGACCATCGGGCTGCCGCCGGAGGAACGGGAGCGGCTGGCGGAGAGCGACGAGCCGGTCCGCGAGCAGGCCTCCGTCATGGATCTGGAGACGGGAGAGGTCAGCGAGTTCGACGCGGTCTCCGAAGGGCGCTTCGACGCCTCCGGGCGATATGTGGCGTTGCGCGGCTATTCGCCGGAAGAGCCTGCGGGCAAGGGCGCCGACCTTCGCATCGTCACGCTGGCGACGGGGGTGGAGACCTCCTTCGGGAACGTGAGCGAGATGGCCTGGAGTCCGGGCGGATCCCTGCTGGCGCTCGCCATCGCGACGGGGGCCGATGTGGGCAACGGCGTGCAGGTGTATGACGCCGATGCCGGGATCCTGCGCTCGGCCGACGCGTCAGGTTCCGCCTACCGGAGCCTCCGCTGGCGGGACGATTCGGCGGATCTGGCCGCCCTCCGCTCCCGCGAAGCGGCCTCCGAGGACGGCACGGCCTACGACGTGCTGGCGTGGCGCGGCTTGGACCGGGGGGTCGAGACGATGGTCCTCGGCGCGGACGCGCCCGGCATCCCGGAGACGCTCGAGGCCGTCCGGCACCGGGCCCCCGCCTGGTCGGATGACGGCCGCATGATCTCCCTGGGGCTCCGGCCGACCGAGCCGGAAGCGGGCGACGACGCCGACGAGAGCGACGATGCCGACGCGGGCGACGATGCCGAGCCGGACCTGCCCGGCCTGCAGATCTGGCACACGCGCGACGTTCGCCTCTTCCCGGAGCAGCGGGTCTCGGAGAACCGCGACGCGGCGCGGTCGCTGCTCGCGGTCTGGCACCTCGACGACGACCGCGTGGTCGTCCTCGGGTCCGACCTCATGGCCGGGGCGCAACTCCTGGGAGGCTGGGAGTACGCCCTGGAGGACATCAGCGAACCCTACCCGTGGGGCGCGAAGTTCGGCCGTCCGTACCACGACGTGTGGGCGATCGACGCGGACACCGGCGAGCGCCGCCGCCTCCTGACCCGCGTGCGCTACGAGTGGCCGAGCGCGGGCGGCGACTGGCTGCTCTCGTGGGACGGCTCGGCCTACCACAGCCTCCACCTCGCCACGGGCGAACGGCATGACATGACGTCGGACTTGGCCGCCGAGTTCGCGGACACCGGCTACGACACGCCCACCGACGTCATTCCCCCGCACGGTTTCGGTCCCGGCGGCTGGCTCGACGGCGACCAGGCCGTCCTGCTCTACGACGAGCACGACCTCTGGCGCGTCGCGCCCGACGGCTCGGGAGGCGAGCGGCTGACGCGCGGGGCCGAGACGGGGATCGTCCACCGGCTGACCCGCGTCACCGATGACAACGCGCCCGGCAACGCGCCCGGCAACGCGCCCGGCATCGACCCCGACTCGCGCCCCTACCTCTCCCTCCACAACGACGGGACGGAGCAGCGCGGCTACGCCCGCTTCGCCGCCGGCTGGGCCAGCGCGAGCGGCGGGAATCCGGCCGAGACCCCTGTGGCGGAGAGCCTGATCCTGGAGGACGCGTTCCTGGCCGGCCTCACCCGCGCCGACAGCGCCGACGTGCTGTTCTACCGCGCCGAGCGCTTCGACGACCCGCCGGACTACTTCGTCGCGGGCCCGGACCTCGCCGACCCCGTCCGGGTGACGGCGATCAATCCCTTCTTCGACGAGGTGGCGTGGGGCCGGGCGGAACTCGTCGACTTCACGAGCGAGTCGGGCCGCGACCTCCAGTTCGTCCTCCTCCTCCCCGCGAACCACGAGGAGGGCCGCGCCGTCCCCACGATAGTGTACACGTACGAGATCCTCTCGCCGCAGATGCACTTTTTCCGCGTCCCCAGCGAGCGGGACTACTACAACTACACGGTCTGGAATCAGCACGGGTACGCGGTGCTGCTGCCGGACATCGTCTACCGGGCGCGCGATCCGGGCGTGAGCGCGCTGGAGTCCGTGCGCGCGGCGGTGGCGAAGGCGGTCGAGATGGGGGTGACGGACCCGGACGCGGTCGGCCTCATCGGGCACTCGTGGGGCGGCTACCAGGCCACCTTCCTGCCCACGCGCACCGACATCTTCGCGGCGTCCGTGGCGGGCGCGCCGCTCACCGACTTCGTGAGCTTCATGGGCCAGTTGCACTGGAACCCGGGCATCGCCGAGGTGAGCCACTGGGAGACCGGCCAGGCCCGCATGGAGGTGCCGTTCTGGGAGGATCCCGAGGCGCACCGGCGGAATTCGCCCATCCACGAGGTGCAGAACATGGAGACGCCGCTGCTGATGGCGTTCGGCGACGAGGACGGCGTGGTGGACTGGGACCAGGGGACCGAGTTCTTCAACTTCGCCCGCAGGGCCGAGAAACAGATGGTGCTCCTGGTCTATGAGGGCGAGGACCACGGGTTCCGCGAGGAGGCGAATCAGAAGGACTACCACCGGCGCATCCTCGAATGGTTCGGGCACTACCTGAAGGGCGAGCCCGCCCCCGCGTGGATCACGGAAGGGGTGGCGCTCGACGCGCTGGAGGCGGAGAAGAAGCGCGTGGCCGGGAAGCCGTGACGCCGTGACGGCCGTGACACCCGCGGGGGCGCGCACCTGCCCGAACTGCGGGCGCGACCGGCCGGAGAGCTTCTGCGCCCACTGCGGGCAGAGCGACCGGGACTATGCCCGCGCGCTGCGGTCCGTGGCCGGCGAGTTCGTGCGGGAGACGTTCGAGGTGGATTCCCGGCTCTTCCGCACGCTGAAGCTTCTCATGTTCCGGCCCGGAAGCCTCACCCGGGAGTTCTCGCGCAACCGCCGCGCCGGCTTCGTGTCGCCCGTCCGGCTCTACATCTTCGCCAGCTTCATCTTCTTCCTCCTGCTGTCGCTGCGGGGAGACTTCGGCGAAGCGGCCGTGGCGGACTTCGGCGAAGCGGCCGTGGCGGACTCCGGCGAAGTGGCCGTGGCGGACTCCGGCGAAGTGGTCGTGACAGGCGCCTCCGAGGAGGACCCGGAAAACGTCGCAGACCAGCTCCCGACGGAAGAGCGCCTCGCGGCCTTCATGGCGGCGCTACCCCCGGAGCAACGGAGGAAGGCCGACGACATTCTCGCGCGGCCGGAAGGCAATTCCCGGCAAGCTCTTCTTACCCTGGCCCAGGCGGGGAACCTCGAGGAGCGGCACTGGACCCTGAGGTTCTTCGTGCTGGCGATCGTCGACATCGTTCACGATCCCTCGATCATGCCCCGGCGTTTCCTCGCGAACATGCCGATCGCGATGTTCTGCCTGCTTCCGTTCCTCGGGCTGATCCTCGCCGTCTTTCATTTTCGGAAGAAGCGCTTCTACGTAGAGCACCTGGTCTTCGCCATCCATGTCCAGACGTTCACGTTTCTCATCTACGCGGTCGCCCTTCTGCTCCCCGACTCGGGGCCCGGGCTCTGGGTCCGCGTGGGTTGTCTGCTGGTTCCCTACCCCTATTTCGTCGTTGCTCTCCGACGCTACTACGAGAACGGGTGGGTCCTGTCCGTGGTGAAGTCGGTCGGGGTGTACGTGCTCTACTCGATGGCGCTGATCCCCGCGTCCATTCTCTCAATCCTCGTGACCGGCTAGGTCCGCTTCGGCGGTGTTAGGCGGCCCTACGCCGGGCCGAGCAGTTCGAGGGCCGTGAGCGCGAGGGCCTGCGTGCACGCGACGAGGTCGTCGATCGCGCAGGACTCGTCGGGCTGGTGGGCCTCCTCGAGGGGGCCGGGGCCGTAGGCGACGCAGTGCTCGATGCCGGCGATGCGGGCGAAGTGCTTCTGGTCGTAGGTGCCGGGGCTCGCCACGAGTTCCGGGGGACGGCCGACGGCCGTTTCCACCGCGCGGGAGAGGGCGGCCACGAGCGGTGAACCGGGCGGGGCGGAGGTCGGGTGCACGACCATGCGCTCCTCGATGGTGAATCGGCGGTCCGGGTCGTCGCTCTCCACCGACGCGACCAGGCGCTCGATCTCGGCGCGCACCTCCTCGAAGGATTCCTCGGGGATGAAACGGCGGTCGAAGGTGGCCACGCAGCGGTCGGCCACGCAGGGCGACTGGGTCGCTTCGCCGGCCTGGCCGCCGGTGATCGCGTTCACGTTGAGCGAGGGACGCCGGGAGGGCGCCGGCACGACGGGCAGCGCGGAAAGCCGCGCCGCGAGCGTGGGGGCGAGCCGGGTGCGGAAGGCTTCCAGCAGGGTGCCCATGTCGTCGATGGCGCTGCGGCCGAGGTGGCTCATGCTGCCGTGGGCCGCGTGGCCGTGCGCAACGACGTCGAACCAGTAGACGCCCCGGTGCCCCAGGCAGACGCGCGCGGGTCCGAAGGGCTCGGGGATGATCGCGTACCGGGTGTCGTCGCTCGAGATGATCCCCGCCTCGCACAGGTGCGCGACGCCGGCGAAGCCGCCGCTCTCCTCGTCGACGGTGGCGCTGATGTCCACGGCGCCGTCGAGTTCGACCCCGGCCCGCCGCAGCGCCTCGACCGCGAACACCGCGGCGGCGATCCCGGATTTCATATCCGACGCGCCCCGCCCGTAGATGCGCCCGTCGCGCACCGTGCCCGCGAACGGGTCGACCGTCCATTCCTCGCCCGGCGGGACCACGTCGAAGTGGCCGTTCAGGTGCAGCCGCGGGCGTCCCGGGCCGGCGTCCCCCCGCCCCACGGCGTTCACCCGCGGGTGCGCGGCGGTGTGCTCCGGGCGCCCCTCCGCCTCCACGTACTCGACCGCCAGGCCCGCCGTCTCCAGCCGCCGACCGATGAATTCGGCGCACTCCCGGTAGCAATCCCCCGGGGGATTCACGGTGGGGATCCGGATCATCTCCGCCGTGAAGGCCACGATCTCGTCGCGCGCGGCCTCCACTTCGGCGAGGACGCGGTCCGCCTGGCGAAGGGCGGTCGGCGGGCTGGCAGGGTGCATGCGGATCTCCGGTCCGGGGGACGCGCGGGCCGAGTTGCCCGGCGTGTGCGGTCCCTACATTGTGTCGCGCCTTGCACCACACGAAACCCTTCACACCACGCGAAAGCCCTGCCCGAGAAATCTCCATGACCCACATGTTCAGCCTCGAAGGACGCACGGCCGCGGTCGTCGGAGGCGGCTCCGGCATCGGCGAAGCCGTCGCGATCGGGTGCGCCGAGGCGGGCGCGCGCGTGTCCTGCCTCGACATCGACGCGGACGCCGCCGCCGACACCGCGGCGACCATCCGCGCGGCGGGAGGCGAGGCCGACTCCGCCCACCTGAACATCCTGGACGGCGCCGCCATCACCCGCGCGTTCGAGGAGATCGCGGCGGCCCGCGGGTCCCTCGACGTCGTCGTCTGCACCCCCGGCGTGAACGTGCGCAAGCCGCTCCTCGACTACACCGACGAGGAGATCGACCGCGTCCTGGGCCTCAACCTCAAGGGCGGCGCGCACGTCATTCAGTCCGCCGGACGGATCATGACCGCGCAGGGGTCAGGGTCCATCATCCTCTTCAGTTCGATCCGGTCGGTGGTGGTCGAGCCGGGGCAGAGCATGTACGCCGCCACCAAGGCGGGGATCGTGCAGATGGTGCGCACCGCCGCGGCCGAACTCGGGCCCAGCGGGGTGCGGGTCAACGCGGTGGCGCCGGGCGTCATCGACACGCCGCTCACCGCCCCGATCAAGAGCAAGCCGGACTGGTACGGCGCCTACGCCGCGCGCAACATCATGAACCGCTGGGGCAGCGCCACGGAG contains:
- a CDS encoding acetylornithine deacetylase/succinyl-diaminopimelate desuccinylase family protein — its product is MHPASPPTALRQADRVLAEVEAARDEIVAFTAEMIRIPTVNPPGDCYRECAEFIGRRLETAGLAVEYVEAEGRPEHTAAHPRVNAVGRGDAGPGRPRLHLNGHFDVVPPGEEWTVDPFAGTVRDGRIYGRGASDMKSGIAAAVFAVEALRRAGVELDGAVDISATVDEESGGFAGVAHLCEAGIISSDDTRYAIIPEPFGPARVCLGHRGVYWFDVVAHGHAAHGSMSHLGRSAIDDMGTLLEAFRTRLAPTLAARLSALPVVPAPSRRPSLNVNAITGGQAGEATQSPCVADRCVATFDRRFIPEESFEEVRAEIERLVASVESDDPDRRFTIEERMVVHPTSAPPGSPLVAALSRAVETAVGRPPELVASPGTYDQKHFARIAGIEHCVAYGPGPLEEAHQPDESCAIDDLVACTQALALTALELLGPA
- a CDS encoding DUF3667 domain-containing protein, which codes for MTAVTPAGARTCPNCGRDRPESFCAHCGQSDRDYARALRSVAGEFVRETFEVDSRLFRTLKLLMFRPGSLTREFSRNRRAGFVSPVRLYIFASFIFFLLLSLRGDFGEAAVADFGEAAVADSGEVAVADSGEVVVTGASEEDPENVADQLPTEERLAAFMAALPPEQRRKADDILARPEGNSRQALLTLAQAGNLEERHWTLRFFVLAIVDIVHDPSIMPRRFLANMPIAMFCLLPFLGLILAVFHFRKKRFYVEHLVFAIHVQTFTFLIYAVALLLPDSGPGLWVRVGCLLVPYPYFVVALRRYYENGWVLSVVKSVGVYVLYSMALIPASILSILVTG
- a CDS encoding type II toxin-antitoxin system VapC family toxin; the protein is MFVIDTNVASELMRTEPTAAVAAWIAEHDAQDMYLTAVSEAELLYGVAILPAGRRRNALEAAMTRWLNLGFRERILPFDSAAARAYAEIAAERRHAGRPIGEADCQIAAISRARGAALVTRNVRDFDGTGLNVIDPWSG
- a CDS encoding YqiA/YcfP family alpha/beta fold hydrolase — translated: MTWTLASRFRTLATLAALAALGGLSFVLPSAASAQERPLVTPDDYGRWERLGGVEFSPLGDWIAYEVTRVDETSELRVRRIEEDEGDEEDSVRVFPWGSDPRFSPDGRWLAWTIGLPPEERERLAESDEPVREQASVMDLETGEVSEFDAVSEGRFDASGRYVALRGYSPEEPAGKGADLRIVTLATGVETSFGNVSEMAWSPGGSLLALAIATGADVGNGVQVYDADAGILRSADASGSAYRSLRWRDDSADLAALRSREAASEDGTAYDVLAWRGLDRGVETMVLGADAPGIPETLEAVRHRAPAWSDDGRMISLGLRPTEPEAGDDADESDDADAGDDAEPDLPGLQIWHTRDVRLFPEQRVSENRDAARSLLAVWHLDDDRVVVLGSDLMAGAQLLGGWEYALEDISEPYPWGAKFGRPYHDVWAIDADTGERRRLLTRVRYEWPSAGGDWLLSWDGSAYHSLHLATGERHDMTSDLAAEFADTGYDTPTDVIPPHGFGPGGWLDGDQAVLLYDEHDLWRVAPDGSGGERLTRGAETGIVHRLTRVTDDNAPGNAPGNAPGIDPDSRPYLSLHNDGTEQRGYARFAAGWASASGGNPAETPVAESLILEDAFLAGLTRADSADVLFYRAERFDDPPDYFVAGPDLADPVRVTAINPFFDEVAWGRAELVDFTSESGRDLQFVLLLPANHEEGRAVPTIVYTYEILSPQMHFFRVPSERDYYNYTVWNQHGYAVLLPDIVYRARDPGVSALESVRAAVAKAVEMGVTDPDAVGLIGHSWGGYQATFLPTRTDIFAASVAGAPLTDFVSFMGQLHWNPGIAEVSHWETGQARMEVPFWEDPEAHRRNSPIHEVQNMETPLLMAFGDEDGVVDWDQGTEFFNFARRAEKQMVLLVYEGEDHGFREEANQKDYHRRILEWFGHYLKGEPAPAWITEGVALDALEAEKKRVAGKP
- a CDS encoding SDR family oxidoreductase; the protein is MTHMFSLEGRTAAVVGGGSGIGEAVAIGCAEAGARVSCLDIDADAAADTAATIRAAGGEADSAHLNILDGAAITRAFEEIAAARGSLDVVVCTPGVNVRKPLLDYTDEEIDRVLGLNLKGGAHVIQSAGRIMTAQGSGSIILFSSIRSVVVEPGQSMYAATKAGIVQMVRTAAAELGPSGVRVNAVAPGVIDTPLTAPIKSKPDWYGAYAARNIMNRWGSATEMAGPTVFLASDAASYVTGTVLFADGGWTAIDGRYTPPAG
- a CDS encoding class I SAM-dependent methyltransferase, producing MNGNYWDTLAPHHWRLENNYLDVSSLGRIVGDIRQPVLIIGAGQGLIVEELRRQGLRCDGIDLSARMLEYARSRRGLTLVRANATSMPFVDGAYETVILATGVIDFMADLRDIEAVMREANRIVSGTGNVFVAFYRFSAAQERFLTSLGLLREDTLHMRSSLTLHRLGFGATVAWVAKMAGVSTFQAVLLCIRTGLESTKQERAAALAMRRLVAQSGDPDAFIEAAPETQPYRDKSAIARLLDSMSMRIDDWQASSSCHLVRVSQQGV